In Proteus vulgaris, one DNA window encodes the following:
- the nlpD gene encoding murein hydrolase activator NlpD: MNSESPIKHVRWAIMCSVIGFALTGCADTPYRPAPITSVNDSSSNNTVSTAPVMTNSNATPVERTTPLQSSPPPSIKVNSASSNGGTYQPQNQPRPQTSVATQNVGTDGSGRIVYNRNYDSIPKGNYSGNTYTVKRGDTMFYIAWITDSDVKELASMNNIPEPYSLNVGQVLNIGNRQVNTGTNTNVNTSVINQPSSAGVQTAQTKPTNNTSMGPLITKPATTPPKTTTPPPTTNTNTTTAATPAPTAVSGKWIWPAQGKIIESYSSAPGGNKGIDIGGTKGSPIVATAAGKVVYAGSALRGYGNLVIIKHNDEYLSAYAHNDTILVREQQNVNAGQQIATMGSSGTSSVRLHFEIRYKEKSLNPMSYLPKK; this comes from the coding sequence ATGAATTCAGAAAGCCCAATTAAGCATGTCCGCTGGGCAATCATGTGTTCGGTAATTGGATTTGCATTAACAGGCTGTGCAGATACACCTTATCGTCCTGCACCCATTACCTCTGTAAATGATAGCTCTTCAAATAACACGGTCTCAACCGCGCCTGTGATGACTAACAGTAATGCGACACCGGTTGAAAGAACCACCCCTTTACAATCGTCACCTCCTCCTTCAATTAAGGTGAATAGTGCTTCATCTAATGGGGGCACATATCAGCCTCAAAACCAACCTCGTCCACAAACATCAGTAGCGACTCAAAATGTGGGTACAGATGGTTCTGGCCGTATTGTGTATAACCGCAATTATGACAGTATTCCTAAAGGGAATTACAGCGGTAATACCTATACAGTAAAACGGGGTGATACCATGTTTTATATCGCGTGGATAACAGATAGCGATGTAAAAGAGCTGGCATCAATGAATAATATTCCAGAACCTTACAGTTTAAATGTGGGACAGGTGCTGAATATTGGTAACCGTCAAGTCAATACGGGAACCAATACAAATGTGAACACATCCGTTATCAATCAACCAAGTAGTGCTGGTGTTCAAACGGCTCAAACGAAACCGACAAATAACACATCAATGGGACCATTGATCACTAAACCGGCAACAACACCGCCGAAAACAACGACTCCGCCACCAACAACTAACACGAATACCACTACGGCAGCAACACCAGCACCAACAGCGGTTTCTGGTAAGTGGATTTGGCCAGCACAAGGTAAGATAATCGAAAGTTATTCAAGTGCTCCAGGAGGCAATAAAGGTATCGATATTGGTGGTACTAAAGGTTCCCCAATAGTTGCAACAGCGGCAGGTAAAGTGGTTTATGCCGGTAGCGCATTACGTGGTTATGGTAACCTTGTTATCATTAAGCATAATGATGAATACCTTAGTGCATATGCGCATAACGACACCATCTTGGTGCGTGAGCAACAAAATGTGAATGCAGGTCAGCAAATTGCGACGATGGGTAGCTCAGGAACAAGCTCTGTCCGACTGCACTTTGAGATCCGTTATAAAGAAAAATCACTTAACCCAATGAGCTATTTACCTAAAAAATAA
- a CDS encoding protein-L-isoaspartate(D-aspartate) O-methyltransferase, translating into MLSRSMKDLLTMLKQHGIKDESLLEAMSKVPRELFIDEALSHKAYENTALPIGNGQTISQPYIVAKMTTLLELQSTDSVLEIGTGSGYQTAVLANLVHHVSSVERIKILQWQAKRRFKHLDLHNISTRHGDGWEGWSSKAPFNAIIVTACATEVPQQLLMQLADGGRMIIPVGEQQQILKFIRRLGNDFHYQSIEAVRFVPLISGELA; encoded by the coding sequence ATGTTAAGTCGGTCAATGAAAGACTTACTGACAATGTTAAAACAGCATGGTATCAAGGATGAAAGCCTGCTGGAAGCAATGAGTAAAGTACCCAGAGAGCTCTTTATTGATGAAGCGCTTTCTCATAAGGCTTATGAAAATACAGCTTTACCTATTGGTAATGGCCAAACTATTTCACAACCTTATATTGTTGCTAAAATGACAACGCTACTAGAATTACAAAGTACGGATTCTGTTTTAGAAATTGGAACAGGATCTGGGTATCAAACGGCTGTTTTAGCAAATTTAGTCCATCATGTCAGCTCTGTTGAGCGTATAAAGATATTACAATGGCAAGCTAAACGACGTTTTAAGCATCTTGATTTACATAATATTTCTACACGCCATGGTGATGGATGGGAAGGGTGGTCATCAAAAGCGCCTTTTAATGCCATAATAGTGACAGCATGTGCAACAGAAGTACCACAACAGTTATTGATGCAATTAGCTGATGGTGGCAGGATGATAATACCTGTAGGCGAACAGCAACAAATACTGAAGTTTATCCGACGTTTAGGTAATGATTTTCACTATCAATCTATAGAAGCTGTTAGGTTTGTTCCTTTAATTTCAGGTGAGTTAGCATAA
- the surE gene encoding 5'/3'-nucleotidase SurE has protein sequence MLKILVSNDDGVMAKGIQTLAKALRQRYDIQIVAPDRNRSAASNSLTIDRPLRKQELENGDIAIVEGTPTDCVYLGVNHLVRPRPDIVVSGINHGPNLGDDVIYSGTVAAATEGRFLGLPAIAVSLDGETHFETAAQVTCDVLAMLQQVPLRAGNILNINVPDIPLNEVKGFRITRCGSRHASQHVYTHTDPRGNSLYWIGPPGEKNDVGPDTDFAAVDEGYVSITPLHVDLTAYKALDLLQNWLNKAEVKKTC, from the coding sequence ATGCTGAAAATATTGGTGAGTAATGACGATGGTGTGATGGCGAAAGGAATACAGACCCTCGCTAAAGCATTACGCCAGCGCTATGATATACAAATTGTTGCACCTGATCGTAATCGTAGTGCCGCCTCTAACTCTTTAACAATTGACCGGCCATTACGCAAGCAAGAGCTGGAAAATGGCGATATCGCGATTGTTGAAGGAACACCAACAGATTGTGTTTATCTTGGTGTTAATCATTTAGTGCGCCCTCGTCCTGATATTGTGGTTTCCGGTATTAATCATGGCCCTAATTTAGGTGATGATGTTATTTATTCAGGTACAGTGGCAGCGGCAACGGAAGGGCGTTTTTTAGGTTTACCTGCGATTGCCGTCTCATTAGATGGTGAAACGCACTTTGAGACAGCGGCTCAAGTAACTTGTGACGTGTTGGCAATGTTACAACAAGTACCTTTAAGAGCCGGGAATATTCTCAATATTAATGTGCCAGATATTCCACTAAATGAAGTAAAAGGGTTTCGTATCACACGTTGTGGGAGTCGTCATGCTTCACAGCACGTTTATACTCACACCGATCCTAGAGGAAATAGCCTTTATTGGATTGGGCCTCCAGGCGAAAAAAACGATGTAGGCCCTGATACAGATTTTGCTGCTGTTGATGAAGGTTATGTATCGATTACACCCTTACATGTCGATTTAACAGCATACAAAGCACTAGATTTACTACAAAATTGGTTAAATAAAGCAGAGGTCAAAAAAACATGTTAA
- the truD gene encoding tRNA pseudouridine(13) synthase TruD — protein MSELPELHWLHGKPQATGLLKSIPEDFIVREDLGFTLDGEGEHVMVKVRKTGCNTAFVAEKLAKFVGIHPRDASYAGLKDRNAVTEQWFCLRMPGKEMPDFSQFVLEGCEILETTRQQRKLRIGTLKGNHFTLVLREISDRAFVDVRLAQINAKGIPNYFGAQRFGRNGENLRQAMRWATDEIRVKERGKRSFYLSAARSAMFNHLVSKRLECDLYSKVILGDAMQLHGRGSWFIVDEAELTSTQTRYEEHDVHITAPLPGKGDLGTQAQALDFETENLAEYETLWSLVRQERVDNTRRAINVLPENMSWNWVDDTTVSLSFFLPAGSFATSVVRELILLGNDDAENIGE, from the coding sequence ATGAGTGAATTACCAGAACTCCATTGGTTACATGGAAAACCACAAGCAACAGGTTTATTGAAGTCAATTCCTGAAGATTTTATTGTCCGTGAAGATCTTGGTTTCACCCTCGATGGTGAAGGTGAGCATGTCATGGTGAAAGTCAGGAAAACCGGATGTAACACCGCTTTTGTTGCTGAAAAATTGGCAAAATTTGTGGGCATTCACCCTAGAGATGCAAGCTATGCTGGACTAAAAGACAGAAATGCTGTTACCGAACAATGGTTTTGTCTGCGTATGCCGGGTAAAGAGATGCCCGACTTCAGTCAGTTTGTTTTAGAAGGTTGTGAAATTTTAGAAACAACTCGCCAACAACGTAAATTACGTATAGGAACATTAAAAGGTAATCACTTTACATTGGTGTTGAGAGAAATCTCAGACCGTGCATTTGTTGATGTGCGATTAGCTCAAATTAATGCTAAAGGTATTCCTAACTATTTTGGTGCTCAACGATTTGGGCGTAATGGTGAAAACTTACGCCAAGCGATGCGTTGGGCAACCGATGAAATTCGTGTTAAAGAGCGAGGTAAACGCAGTTTTTATCTTTCAGCAGCACGCAGTGCCATGTTCAATCATCTTGTCAGTAAAAGATTAGAGTGTGATTTATACTCAAAAGTGATACTCGGTGATGCAATGCAACTTCATGGACGAGGTAGCTGGTTTATTGTCGATGAAGCTGAACTCACTTCAACACAAACTCGCTATGAAGAACATGATGTTCATATTACTGCACCTTTACCGGGCAAGGGTGATTTAGGTACACAAGCACAAGCATTGGATTTTGAAACTGAAAATCTGGCAGAATATGAAACATTATGGTCATTGGTTCGACAAGAGCGAGTTGATAATACAAGACGTGCTATCAATGTGTTACCAGAAAATATGTCATGGAATTGGGTAGACGACACCACTGTTTCGCTGTCATTCTTTTTACCTGCAGGAAGCTTTGCAACTAGCGTTGTACGTGAATTAATTTTATTAGGGAATGATGATGCTGAAAATATTGGTGAGTAA
- the ispF gene encoding 2-C-methyl-D-erythritol 2,4-cyclodiphosphate synthase — protein MRIGHGYDVHKFGGEGPIIIGGVRVPYEQGLLAHSDGDVVLHAVTDAILGAVAMGDIGTLFPDTDPAYKGADSRVLLREAFSRVKAKGYRIGNLDVTIIAQAPKMLPHTPQMRVNIAEDLHCHIDDVNVKATTTEKLGFVGRKEGIACEAVVLLIKESLPE, from the coding sequence ATGAGAATTGGACACGGTTACGACGTACATAAATTTGGTGGTGAAGGTCCTATTATTATTGGCGGCGTCAGAGTTCCTTATGAACAAGGCTTATTAGCTCACTCTGATGGCGATGTTGTATTGCATGCGGTGACTGACGCTATTTTAGGCGCAGTAGCAATGGGGGATATTGGTACGTTGTTCCCTGATACTGATCCGGCATATAAAGGTGCTGATAGCCGTGTATTACTTCGAGAAGCATTTTCACGCGTAAAAGCTAAAGGTTACCGAATTGGTAACTTGGATGTCACTATTATTGCTCAAGCTCCTAAAATGTTACCTCATACACCACAAATGCGTGTCAATATTGCAGAAGATCTTCATTGTCATATTGATGATGTCAATGTAAAAGCGACAACAACTGAAAAGCTTGGATTTGTGGGTAGAAAAGAAGGTATTGCTTGTGAAGCTGTTGTTTTATTAATAAAAGAGTCATTACCTGAATGA
- the ispD gene encoding 2-C-methyl-D-erythritol 4-phosphate cytidylyltransferase, translating to MNITNSTLPIVAVIPAAGIGSRMQSICPKQYLKIGGLTILEHTINALLKHPRIMKIIVAISPNDHYFQALPLAQDERIITVNGGGERADSVLSGLEYVTQHFSEKTWALVHDAARPCLHFGDLDHLIKLIDENFSDPQFCGGILATPVRDTMKRSHQQDNHIEQTVERTTLWHALTPQFFPASLLKQNIENALSENATITDEASAMEFAGYEPLLVKGRADNIKVTQPEDLALAEFFLSRQITNIRNTQ from the coding sequence ATGAATATAACAAACTCTACTCTTCCTATTGTTGCCGTTATTCCAGCAGCTGGTATCGGAAGTCGAATGCAATCAATCTGCCCAAAACAATATTTGAAGATTGGTGGATTGACTATTCTTGAACATACCATTAATGCTTTATTAAAACACCCACGCATAATGAAAATTATTGTGGCAATTAGCCCAAATGATCATTATTTTCAAGCCTTGCCTTTAGCACAAGATGAAAGGATCATTACAGTTAATGGTGGAGGAGAGCGAGCGGACTCTGTATTATCGGGTTTAGAGTACGTCACTCAGCATTTTTCTGAAAAGACTTGGGCTCTTGTCCATGATGCAGCGAGGCCTTGCTTGCACTTTGGCGACCTTGATCATCTTATTAAATTAATTGATGAAAACTTCTCAGATCCACAGTTTTGCGGTGGTATTCTTGCAACTCCTGTACGTGATACGATGAAACGTAGCCATCAACAAGATAATCATATTGAACAAACAGTAGAGAGAACAACACTATGGCATGCTTTAACGCCACAGTTCTTTCCAGCCTCGTTATTAAAACAAAATATAGAAAATGCACTCTCAGAAAATGCAACTATTACTGATGAAGCATCAGCGATGGAATTTGCTGGATATGAACCTCTATTAGTGAAAGGGCGTGCAGACAATATTAAAGTAACTCAGCCAGAAGATTTGGCGCTTGCAGAGTTTTTTCTTTCACGCCAAATCACCAATATAAGGAACACACAATAA
- the ftsB gene encoding cell division protein FtsB, with amino-acid sequence MGKLTVLLLILLGWLQYSLWLGKNGIHDYNKVSQEVESALAQNTQLKERNDRLFAEIDDLNGGQEALEERARSELGMIKPNETFFRIVNDKSQPRR; translated from the coding sequence ATGGGGAAATTAACAGTCTTACTTCTGATTTTACTTGGTTGGCTACAATATTCATTGTGGTTAGGTAAAAATGGTATCCATGATTACAACAAAGTAAGTCAAGAAGTTGAATCTGCATTGGCGCAAAATACGCAGTTAAAAGAGCGTAATGATCGTCTATTTGCAGAGATTGATGACCTCAATGGCGGGCAAGAAGCGTTAGAAGAGCGCGCTCGTAGTGAATTAGGGATGATTAAGCCTAATGAGACCTTCTTCCGTATTGTGAATGATAAGTCTCAACCACGTCGTTAA
- the cysC gene encoding adenylyl-sulfate kinase, with translation MMSEDIIWHSHKIGLNERESQQAHKGCVLWFTGLSGSGKSTLADALEQALYQHSDSPIRTYLLDGDNLRHGLCRDLGFSEEDRHENIRRVGEVAKLMVDAGLIVLTAFISPYREDRQQVRSHFEQGRFIEIFVDTPLHICEARDPKGLYQKARRGEIKQFSGIDSPYERPVDPELHLDGTLSINKLTQQILIYLQQNQIYR, from the coding sequence ATGATGAGCGAAGATATTATCTGGCATTCGCATAAAATTGGATTAAACGAACGTGAATCACAGCAGGCACACAAAGGATGTGTGCTTTGGTTTACTGGGCTATCAGGATCGGGTAAATCCACGCTGGCTGATGCATTAGAGCAAGCACTTTATCAACACTCCGATTCGCCAATTCGTACCTATTTATTAGATGGCGATAATTTACGACATGGATTATGCCGTGATCTTGGATTTAGCGAAGAAGATCGGCATGAGAATATCCGCCGTGTGGGTGAAGTAGCTAAATTGATGGTAGATGCGGGGCTTATTGTTTTAACCGCTTTTATCTCACCTTATCGAGAAGATAGGCAACAAGTTAGGAGTCATTTTGAGCAAGGTCGATTTATTGAGATCTTTGTCGATACCCCCCTTCATATTTGTGAGGCTCGTGATCCGAAAGGGCTTTATCAAAAGGCAAGACGTGGTGAAATAAAACAATTTTCAGGAATTGATTCACCTTATGAACGCCCTGTTGACCCTGAATTACATTTAGATGGTACACTCTCTATTAATAAACTTACTCAGCAAATCCTCATTTATCTACAGCAAAATCAAATCTACCGTTAA
- the cysN gene encoding sulfate adenylyltransferase subunit CysN — MGLAAVKTNQLIAGEIAHFGGVESYLKMQQNKGLLRFLTCGDVDDGKSTLIGRLLHDTRQIYEDQLSTLQTESKKIGTQGEKLDLALLVDGLAAEREQGITIDVAYRYFSTAKRKFIIADTPGHAQYTRNMATGASTSTLSILLIDSRKGVQEQTRRHSFISTLLGIRHLIVAINKMDLVDHQQAIFKSIQQDYLKFADQLPTDLTIEFVPISALDGDNVVSPSLNMPWYQGKTLLSLLEDAPVKLGASTQSLRFPVQYVNRPDLDFRGYSGTISSGVLYQGQQIKVLPSGHRSTIKRIVTFDGDLTQASAGQAITLVLTDEIDISRGDIIVDSSDITGNISTHALIDVVWMSEQPLVQGHILDIKIAGKKSRAKIENIHYQVDVNKLTQQVTDNLSLNAIGNVEVSFEEPLVLDNYQANADMGGLIFIDRLSNVTVGAGLIRETRNTPIQTTTQYDAFEVELNQLIRRHFPHWGARDLLGGK; from the coding sequence ATGGGACTTGCAGCCGTGAAAACAAATCAACTTATTGCTGGTGAAATTGCACATTTTGGTGGTGTGGAAAGCTATCTTAAAATGCAACAAAACAAAGGGTTATTACGATTTTTAACCTGTGGTGATGTTGATGATGGTAAAAGCACATTAATTGGACGTTTGCTTCATGATACAAGGCAGATCTATGAAGATCAGCTTTCTACATTACAAACGGAAAGTAAAAAAATAGGTACTCAAGGTGAAAAGCTCGATCTTGCTTTGCTGGTGGATGGATTAGCGGCAGAGAGGGAGCAAGGGATCACTATTGATGTTGCTTACCGTTATTTCTCAACGGCAAAACGCAAGTTTATTATTGCTGATACACCCGGACATGCGCAATATACCCGTAATATGGCGACAGGTGCATCAACCAGTACGCTTTCTATTCTGCTGATCGATTCTCGTAAAGGTGTACAAGAGCAAACGCGACGTCACAGTTTTATCAGCACACTTTTGGGGATACGCCATCTGATTGTGGCAATTAACAAAATGGATCTAGTGGATCACCAACAAGCTATTTTTAAATCGATCCAACAAGATTATCTTAAATTTGCCGATCAACTTCCGACAGATCTAACCATTGAATTTGTACCTATCTCTGCGCTTGATGGTGATAATGTTGTTTCACCTTCCTTGAATATGCCTTGGTATCAAGGAAAAACGTTGCTTTCATTATTAGAAGATGCGCCAGTTAAATTGGGAGCATCTACACAATCGCTACGTTTTCCTGTGCAATATGTAAATCGTCCTGATCTAGATTTTAGAGGATATAGTGGCACGATTTCTTCTGGTGTTCTTTACCAAGGACAACAAATCAAAGTATTACCTTCGGGGCACCGTTCTACTATCAAACGTATTGTTACTTTTGATGGTGATTTAACACAAGCGAGTGCAGGACAAGCTATTACACTTGTTTTAACTGATGAAATTGATATTAGTCGTGGCGATATTATTGTTGATAGTAGTGATATAACTGGCAATATTAGCACTCATGCATTGATAGATGTGGTATGGATGTCAGAGCAACCCTTAGTTCAAGGGCACATACTTGATATCAAGATTGCAGGTAAAAAGAGTCGAGCAAAAATAGAGAATATTCATTATCAAGTGGATGTGAATAAGCTTACTCAACAAGTTACAGATAACTTAAGTTTAAATGCAATAGGTAATGTTGAAGTCTCATTTGAAGAGCCTTTGGTGCTTGATAACTATCAAGCCAATGCTGATATGGGGGGACTTATTTTTATTGATAGGTTAAGCAATGTCACGGTAGGGGCTGGACTTATCCGAGAAACTCGCAATACGCCTATACAAACTACGACACAATACGATGCGTTTGAAGTTGAGCTTAATCAGCTTATTCGTCGTCATTTTCCTCATTGGGGAGCAAGAGATCTTCTTGGAGGAAAATAA
- the cysD gene encoding sulfate adenylyltransferase subunit CysD, with translation MNETQLTHLQQLEAESIYILREVVAEFANPVMLYSIGKDSSVMLHLARKAFYPAKLPFPLLHVDTGWKFREMYDFRDKTAKEYGFDLKVYRNPQGEEIGINPFIHGSAKHTDIMKTEGLKQALDKYGFDAAFGGARRDEEKSRAKERIYSFRDRSHRWDPKNQRPELWKNYNSQINKGESIRVFPLSNWTELDIWQYIYLENIDIVPLYFAKNRPVIERDGTLIMVDDDRIDLKPGEVITQQQVRFRTLGCWPLTGAIPSQAETLPTIIEEMLISTSSERQGRLIDSDQSASMELKKRQGYF, from the coding sequence ATGAATGAAACACAGTTAACGCATCTTCAGCAATTAGAAGCAGAAAGTATTTATATCCTGCGTGAAGTTGTCGCTGAATTTGCAAATCCCGTCATGCTTTATTCAATAGGTAAAGATTCCTCGGTGATGTTGCATTTAGCACGCAAGGCGTTCTATCCCGCTAAATTACCTTTTCCTTTGTTACATGTTGATACTGGCTGGAAATTTCGAGAAATGTATGATTTTCGAGATAAAACAGCTAAAGAATATGGTTTTGATCTTAAGGTTTATCGCAATCCGCAAGGTGAAGAGATTGGAATTAATCCGTTTATTCATGGTAGTGCAAAACATACGGATATCATGAAAACAGAAGGGTTAAAGCAAGCCTTAGACAAATATGGTTTTGATGCAGCATTTGGTGGTGCTCGTCGTGATGAAGAAAAATCACGAGCCAAAGAACGTATTTATTCATTTAGAGATAGATCTCATCGTTGGGATCCGAAAAATCAACGACCTGAATTATGGAAAAACTATAACAGCCAAATTAATAAAGGCGAAAGTATTCGAGTATTTCCATTATCTAACTGGACTGAACTCGATATTTGGCAATATATCTATTTAGAAAATATCGATATTGTTCCTCTTTATTTTGCAAAAAATAGACCTGTTATTGAGCGTGATGGCACATTAATTATGGTTGATGACGACAGAATTGATCTTAAGCCGGGTGAAGTTATCACTCAGCAACAAGTGAGATTTAGAACTTTAGGGTGCTGGCCATTAACTGGAGCTATTCCTTCACAAGCCGAAACGCTACCTACCATTATTGAGGAAATGCTGATTTCCACCAGCAGTGAACGACAAGGACGTTTAATTGATAGTGATCAGTCCGCTTCAATGGAGCTGAAAAAACGTCAAGGTTACTTTTAA
- the cysG gene encoding siroheme synthase CysG has product MDYLPLFVELKERPVLLVGGGHVAARKALLLLRAGARLRVIAPQLCDELHLAYQQDKIEWVSAKYQSEHLLGMMLVIVATDDCVLNQQVYLDAQARHIFVNVVDSQPQCSFIFPAIIDRNPILIAISSAGKAPVLVRMIREKLEALLPSSLGTMATIAGKWRHKVKQHLDTFQARCRFWEQAFGGKFATLVASDQLVQAEAHLEQQLKQKESQQGELALVGAGPGDAGLLTLRGLQVIQQAEVVLYDSLVSPEVLELVRRDADTICVGKRAGHHSVSQEETNALIVKYAQLGKRVVRLKGGDPFIFGRGGEEIEIAIAHGIAFQVVPGVTAASGASAYAGIPLTHRQYAQSVTFMTGHCKADGIEPDWRSLAQTNHTLAIYMGTAKAELISQRLIKLGRSPLTPIAVISCGTRRDQQVFTGNLTQLAQLAEKAPTPALLIVGEVAALHHQLAWFGDRHAYPSLPSHHSSLVHFA; this is encoded by the coding sequence ATGGATTACCTACCCTTATTTGTGGAATTAAAAGAACGCCCTGTGTTATTGGTGGGTGGTGGTCATGTCGCCGCGCGTAAAGCTTTGCTGTTATTAAGAGCAGGTGCTCGTTTAAGAGTGATTGCACCTCAGTTGTGTGATGAATTACATCTTGCTTATCAGCAAGATAAAATTGAATGGGTGTCAGCAAAATATCAATCTGAACATCTATTAGGAATGATGCTGGTTATTGTGGCTACGGATGACTGTGTGCTTAATCAGCAAGTTTATCTTGATGCACAAGCACGACATATTTTTGTCAATGTTGTGGATTCACAACCTCAATGCTCATTTATCTTTCCTGCCATTATTGACAGAAATCCTATTTTGATCGCGATTTCATCTGCGGGAAAAGCGCCTGTTTTAGTTCGTATGATACGTGAAAAGTTAGAGGCCTTATTGCCAAGTTCATTAGGCACAATGGCGACAATAGCAGGAAAATGGCGCCATAAAGTGAAACAACACTTAGATACTTTTCAAGCGCGTTGTCGTTTTTGGGAGCAAGCCTTCGGCGGTAAATTTGCCACTTTAGTGGCGAGTGATCAATTGGTTCAAGCAGAAGCCCATCTTGAACAACAACTAAAACAAAAAGAGAGCCAACAAGGTGAACTTGCATTAGTTGGAGCAGGGCCAGGTGATGCAGGTTTATTAACACTGCGCGGTTTACAGGTTATTCAACAAGCTGAAGTCGTCCTTTATGACAGTTTAGTGAGCCCAGAGGTTTTAGAGCTTGTACGACGTGATGCTGACACTATTTGTGTGGGCAAAAGAGCTGGACATCACAGTGTTTCTCAAGAGGAAACAAATGCACTGATTGTGAAATATGCGCAATTAGGTAAACGAGTTGTTCGGTTAAAAGGGGGGGATCCCTTTATTTTTGGACGTGGTGGCGAAGAAATTGAAATTGCTATCGCGCATGGGATTGCGTTTCAGGTTGTACCTGGAGTCACAGCTGCCAGCGGAGCAAGCGCTTATGCGGGGATACCATTAACTCATCGACAATACGCTCAAAGCGTTACTTTTATGACGGGTCACTGTAAAGCTGATGGTATTGAACCTGATTGGCGATCATTGGCACAAACTAATCACACCCTCGCTATTTATATGGGAACAGCAAAAGCAGAGTTGATTAGTCAGCGTTTAATTAAACTCGGACGTTCTCCATTAACGCCTATCGCTGTTATCAGTTGTGGCACACGCCGTGATCAGCAAGTTTTCACGGGTAACCTAACGCAATTAGCACAATTGGCAGAAAAAGCACCAACTCCGGCTCTCCTGATTGTAGGAGAGGTTGCTGCATTGCACCATCAACTTGCGTGGTTTGGCGATAGACACGCTTATCCGTCTTTACCTTCGCACCATTCATCTTTGGTTCATTTTGCCTAA